A section of the Deltaproteobacteria bacterium genome encodes:
- the fliQ gene encoding flagellar biosynthesis protein FliQ translates to MTVDLVIGIMTEAIKVTLLVAAPVLVVGLIVGVAISLFQAVTQIQEITLVFVPKIIAVMVVLIAALPWMLSVLLSFTHNLFVSIPVYVR, encoded by the coding sequence ATGACGGTAGATCTGGTAATCGGGATCATGACGGAGGCCATCAAGGTGACGCTCCTCGTTGCGGCGCCGGTTCTGGTGGTGGGATTGATCGTCGGGGTGGCCATCAGCCTTTTTCAGGCGGTGACCCAGATTCAGGAAATCACCCTGGTGTTCGTGCCCAAGATTATTGCGGTCATGGTGGTTCTGATCGCGGCTTTACCCTGGATGCTCAGCGTCCTCCTGTCCTTCACCCACAACCTGTTTGTCAGCATTCCGGTCTATGTCCGCTGA
- the fliR gene encoding flagellar biosynthetic protein FliR gives MEFPVISVEWAVAFSLVLLRVGALIGTMPLFGEQIVPLRVKAGLTFVVALLLFPAVSPFLPAVPVDFMPLLFRMISEILVGVALGFAARLIFAGIQVAGELIGFKIGFSVANVIDPVSSISVSLIGQVLYLFALLIFLTTNSHHIFFAAMADSFRILPVLSFHVSGDFMALMMSLARDMFVLAVKLCIPVVSVILFTNIGLGIVARTVPQINVFIVGFPLQISVGLIFFGLSMPLFASLMQRAYGRLGESLFGLLRVMG, from the coding sequence ATGGAGTTTCCGGTCATATCGGTTGAATGGGCTGTCGCCTTCAGCCTGGTTTTGCTCCGGGTCGGCGCCCTGATCGGCACGATGCCCCTTTTCGGGGAGCAGATCGTGCCTCTTCGGGTCAAGGCCGGCCTGACCTTTGTCGTGGCCCTCCTCCTGTTTCCGGCGGTGTCTCCGTTTCTACCGGCCGTTCCCGTCGATTTTATGCCCCTTCTGTTCCGGATGATATCCGAAATCCTGGTGGGGGTCGCCCTGGGTTTTGCCGCCCGGCTCATCTTTGCGGGGATTCAGGTGGCGGGGGAACTGATTGGATTCAAAATCGGGTTTTCCGTGGCGAATGTCATCGACCCCGTTTCCAGTATCAGTGTCTCCCTGATCGGGCAGGTGCTGTATCTTTTCGCGTTGCTGATTTTTCTGACCACGAACTCCCACCATATCTTTTTTGCCGCCATGGCCGATAGTTTCCGGATCCTTCCCGTTTTGTCCTTTCATGTTTCCGGGGATTTCATGGCGCTGATGATGAGCCTGGCCCGGGATATGTTCGTTCTGGCGGTGAAGCTCTGTATTCCCGTCGTTTCCGTCATTCTTTTCACCAATATCGGACTGGGGATAGTCGCCCGTACGGTCCCCCAGATCAACGTTTTCATCGTCGGGTTTCCTCTGCAGATCTCCGTCGGTCTGATCTTTTTCGGGCTTTCCATGCCCCTTTTCGCGTCGCTGATGCAGAGGGCCTACGGACGTCTGGGGGAATCGCTTTTCGGACTGCTGCGCGTCATGGGATAA